The following proteins are encoded in a genomic region of Triticum dicoccoides isolate Atlit2015 ecotype Zavitan chromosome 1B, WEW_v2.0, whole genome shotgun sequence:
- the LOC119307986 gene encoding uncharacterized protein LOC119307986: MATKGYQAPAPAMPAAGGGAGSGSGGGNRAPKGSMPLRRRGQVKEKIIKDVVAAVANMAARLVRADKNGTGTGGLPAAGDAGAK, from the coding sequence ATGGCCACCAAGGGATACCAGGCTCCAGCTCCGGCGATGCCCGCGGCGGGAGGGGGCGCCGgttccggcagcggcggcggcaacaGGGCGCCGAAGGGGAGCATGCCGCTGCGTCGCCGCGGCCAGGTCAAGGAAAAGATCATCAAGGACGTGGTCGCCGCGGTCGCCAACATGGCCGCGAGGCTCGTCCGCGCCGACAAGAACGGCACCGGCACCGGCGGTCTCCCGGCCGCCGGCGACGCCGGCGCCAAGTGA